GCGGAATCGGTAGACGCGGCGGATTCAAAATCCGTTTCTGGCGACAGAGTGAGAGTTCGAGTCTCTCCCGAGGCACCATCACATTGTTTCAGGACTTCCCGGGAAATCCCGAAACCCACGACGAACCGGCCTCTGGCCGGTTTTTTGTTGCCCGGGATTTCCATCCCTTCCACGTAAGCCTCAGGTTCCGCGGGGCATGCTCAACGGGAGTTCGATCTTGCCTCATGCCCCGAGGGCATGGATCGAGTGACCGCGAGTAGACCTTCTTGCCAGGCGCCTCGAATCATCCGCCTACGCTCCGGCATGGATGGGCGCCCCTCTCCCGAGGGCAAATCCCGACAGCCCTCATTCTCCATGGATCGGAGCTTGAAATGGCAGCGTACGCCAGCGCGTTGGATATCGAGACCGAGCTCACGCCACACTGGGCAACGATCTACAGCCAAGATGAAGCCGTCGTGGTATCGCTTCCGCCAAACACCACATCAAGAGCGAATCCGCCGCGGCCTGGCGGATCTATTCGAACGCCAAGGCCAGCACCCTCGACGAACTCTTGCCGGGTGATCTGAAGTTGAGATCCAACGTAGTGATCATGAAAAACTCCGGTACCACCTCGGGCAGGGAAACGACGATGGAGAAAGGCATTCTCTTCGGCGCCTCAGGGACAATCATCAGTGGGCCCCGCCGTTTCTCTCACGCATCGCCAGCAGGAAGTCTTCCATCGGCATCGGTTTGCCGAACAGATAGCCCTGCAGCACACCCACTCCCCGCTCAGCCAGATAGCGCCACTGCTCCTCGGTCTCCACGCCCTCGGCGATGATCATCAGATCGAGCTTTCCGCACAGCTCGACGATGCTGTCGAGTATGTGCCGGGACAGCGCGTCCACGCCGATCATGGTGACGAAGCTCTTGTCGATCTTCAGCGCGTCCACCTTGAAGCGGTGCAAATAGGCCAGGCTCGAATTGCCGGTACCGAAATCATCGATGGCCAAACGAATGCCCTGGGCATCCAGGCGACTGAACAACCTGTCAGTCGCCTCGCTTGCGGCGAGCAGCTCACGCTCGGTCAACTCCAGCACCAGAACCGGCCGATGAGGCAGGAAGCGAGCCTGCAGGCTCAAGCAATCATCGAACAGCGAAGGGTCACTGCAATGCACCGCGCTGATGTTGATTCCCAGGTGGAAACCTTCGCCAAGCAGTTCTCCGTAGGGCGCCAGACCCTCGCCGACCCGGTGCATCAGGTCGCGGGTCATCGGCACGATCAGGCCGGAGCGCTCGGCCAGAGGTATGAACAAATCGGGGCCGACCATGCCTTCGCGGGGGTGTTTCCAGCGCATCAGCACCTCCGCGCCAGTCCAGTGGCCGTCCCGCGCGTCCACCAGCGGTTGCAGGTAGGGAACGAACTCACCCGCCATCAGCGCCCGCTCCAGCTCCAGACTGGGCGTCGCCGAGCGCCCCCACAGCCAGTAGCAGGCCACACCCGAGATCAGGCCGAGCGCGATCAGCAGCGACGCGAGCGGCAACGCTTCCTCGCGTATATGGCGCCATTGCGAACCTTCGGCGAACCCACCGACCACAGAGTAGGGAAAGCGCTCGGAGTCGATCCGTACATGCCCGACCGGCAAGGGCACGGGCTCGCCCTGGGAGACGTTGCCCTCCTCATCCATCCACTCTCCGCCCACCAGCAGTTGCAGGTCGCTGCGCTGGTCGACCAGTTGCAGCGTGCTGCTCAGGTAACGGCCATCGACGGTTGCCAGCGCGCCATACTCGCCCTCCTCGCGCCGCAGGATCAGCAGGCCGACATCCGGCGTAATCGGGTTGCCCGCCATCAGGCGCAGGCGGCCATTCACATAGAGCGAACGCTCCAGCGACGCCTTGGATTCGCCGAACAGCGAGGTGCAGTAAATGTCGTCGCCGTGGGTAAGGTTGACCGAGCGCACGAAGGGAACTACCGCCACCTGCTCGCGCAGCACCAATGTCACGTCGGCGCAGGTTTGCCCGCGGTGCGAGAGCGCCACCCTGGCCGCGCCCTCGGCGTTGCCGAGCATCAGGTCGAACAGCCGCACAGCCTCGTGCGTGGCGGTACGCGCCTCGGCGGACAACCCGCGCAAGGTCTGCCAATAGATGATCGCGCTTCCCAGGAGCAGCGGCAGCGCCGCCAACGACAGGGCAAACACCAATCGGGGCACCAGCCTGCGGCGGGCATAGTTGCGTAACGGCATCCTTGTTCCCTGCTGTAGCGACGCCACTACCTGCGGCGTATCGCCTCGCCCCCGGCGGGCTTGGCTGCGTTGAGCTTAGAACAGGCTGGCCCAACGAACGCCGAAGATGGCGGGAAGCCGTATAATCCAGCCCCATCCATCCGGGGCCATGCCCTGCCACCCACGATTGCCCATAGAAGACGCCATGTCCAAGCCGCAGCTCCAGCCCGCGGGCAACTACCCGCCCGCCACGCTCATCCGCCGTTTTGCCGCGATGTTCTACGACTTCCTGCTCTGCGTGGCACTGTTGATGGTGGTGACACTGGCCTACCAGCAGGGCCTGCTCCG
The Pseudomonas triclosanedens DNA segment above includes these coding regions:
- a CDS encoding EAL domain-containing protein; protein product: MPLRNYARRRLVPRLVFALSLAALPLLLGSAIIYWQTLRGLSAEARTATHEAVRLFDLMLGNAEGAARVALSHRGQTCADVTLVLREQVAVVPFVRSVNLTHGDDIYCTSLFGESKASLERSLYVNGRLRLMAGNPITPDVGLLILRREEGEYGALATVDGRYLSSTLQLVDQRSDLQLLVGGEWMDEEGNVSQGEPVPLPVGHVRIDSERFPYSVVGGFAEGSQWRHIREEALPLASLLIALGLISGVACYWLWGRSATPSLELERALMAGEFVPYLQPLVDARDGHWTGAEVLMRWKHPREGMVGPDLFIPLAERSGLIVPMTRDLMHRVGEGLAPYGELLGEGFHLGINISAVHCSDPSLFDDCLSLQARFLPHRPVLVLELTERELLAASEATDRLFSRLDAQGIRLAIDDFGTGNSSLAYLHRFKVDALKIDKSFVTMIGVDALSRHILDSIVELCGKLDLMIIAEGVETEEQWRYLAERGVGVLQGYLFGKPMPMEDFLLAMRERNGGAH